The Litchfieldia alkalitelluris genome has a window encoding:
- a CDS encoding phosphotransferase: MLKALSELHLEQPFVYRPYYEIEHSHPKCPIPKVIQWCMYSPKEFEDYKLSLESILEQLLLFQEQAHLLKNLPHQLIHGDLNESNVLVNENKIIAFLDFEFVTYDLRIMEAAVSISELIIKEPVLDQLRRNLERYISGLISVQSYTFDEVQFLPLLIKLRRLDVFIHFLGRFIDGKDQSHILKEQVDKTIESIKWMNDHENMLIEKWISQIS, from the coding sequence TTGTTAAAAGCACTATCAGAACTACATCTCGAGCAACCGTTCGTTTACCGCCCTTATTACGAAATAGAACATTCACACCCAAAATGTCCAATACCAAAAGTAATACAATGGTGCATGTATTCACCAAAGGAGTTTGAGGATTACAAATTATCCTTAGAAAGTATTTTAGAGCAATTGTTGTTGTTTCAGGAGCAAGCACATCTATTGAAAAATCTCCCACATCAACTCATTCATGGTGACTTGAATGAGTCAAATGTCTTGGTCAATGAAAATAAGATAATTGCGTTTTTAGATTTTGAGTTCGTAACATATGATTTAAGAATAATGGAAGCCGCGGTTAGTATATCTGAACTTATCATAAAAGAACCAGTATTAGACCAGCTAAGGAGAAACCTTGAAAGATATATTTCAGGCCTTATATCGGTTCAGTCATATACTTTTGATGAGGTTCAATTCCTACCTTTATTAATTAAACTTAGACGGCTAGATGTGTTTATTCACTTTTTAGGACGTTTTATAGATGGAAAAGATCAGTCACATATTTTAAAAGAGCAAGTAGATAAAACAATAGAAAGCATAAAATGGATGAATGATCATGAAAATATGTTAATTGAAAAGTGGATATCTCAAATAAGTTAA
- a CDS encoding HD domain-containing protein: MISLAIEEATIAHHGQFRKLTNIPYITHPYNVGMYLAHSGCSDEVICAGILHDTVEDTNLTLEDIKNKFGSKVASYVAGSSEPNKENSWEERKQHTIDFLKTAPKEVCLIVCADKLHNIRSIIQDVDMSGESVWQKFKRGKVKQEWYYRGIIQSLSLHIKHENLFVELEEEVNRCFGDN; encoded by the coding sequence ATGATTAGCTTAGCAATAGAGGAAGCAACGATTGCTCATCATGGGCAATTTAGGAAGTTAACAAATATACCCTATATAACACATCCTTATAATGTGGGAATGTATCTGGCACACTCGGGGTGTAGTGATGAAGTTATTTGTGCTGGAATTTTACATGATACTGTTGAAGATACGAACTTAACACTGGAAGATATTAAGAACAAATTTGGAAGTAAAGTAGCAAGTTATGTCGCTGGAAGTAGCGAGCCAAATAAAGAAAACTCTTGGGAAGAGAGAAAGCAACATACCATTGATTTTCTTAAAACGGCTCCAAAGGAAGTTTGTTTAATTGTTTGTGCTGACAAATTACATAACATAAGAAGCATCATTCAAGACGTGGATATGTCTGGTGAAAGCGTATGGCAGAAATTCAAAAGAGGAAAAGTTAAGCAAGAGTGGTATTACCGTGGAATTATTCAAAGCTTATCTTTACATATCAAACATGAAAATTTGTTTGTAGAGCTAGAAGAAGAAGTCAATAGATGTTTTGGAGACAACTAG
- a CDS encoding PhzF family phenazine biosynthesis protein, giving the protein MKFFQVDAFTDEPFGGNPAGVIPNAQGLEDSVMQKVARELNLSESAFLFTTSSKEYDFEIRYFTPTTEIDFCGHATLSAAWIVANELDWNKKEIMFKTNIGLIPLEIIKKEDKVSQIMMTQVEPRIKEIKTSREELAKLIGVTESDFEETFPIKLSFTGNWHLLIPVKTRKAIDQAIPNMKNLRDHNIQYNIATTHLFTFDSELDHCTLYTRDFAPAVGIDEDPVTGAANGALAGYLLHEGIIEQGQSHQFTIAQGHSVGRPGFLHIIADNREKDIRIKVGGSAVTIIKGDIFI; this is encoded by the coding sequence ATGAAGTTTTTTCAAGTTGATGCATTTACAGATGAACCTTTTGGAGGAAATCCAGCTGGGGTAATTCCTAATGCACAAGGATTGGAAGACAGCGTTATGCAAAAAGTTGCGAGAGAATTAAATTTATCAGAATCTGCATTTCTTTTTACTACAAGTAGTAAAGAATATGATTTCGAGATTCGATATTTTACTCCAACAACAGAAATCGACTTTTGTGGACATGCTACCTTGAGCGCAGCATGGATTGTTGCCAACGAACTTGATTGGAACAAGAAAGAAATCATGTTTAAAACAAATATAGGACTCATACCACTTGAAATTATCAAAAAGGAAGACAAAGTATCTCAGATTATGATGACTCAAGTTGAACCAAGAATTAAAGAAATAAAAACTTCACGTGAAGAATTAGCTAAGTTAATAGGAGTTACAGAAAGTGATTTTGAAGAAACATTTCCAATAAAGTTATCTTTCACTGGAAATTGGCACTTGCTAATACCAGTTAAAACTAGAAAAGCAATCGATCAAGCTATTCCAAATATGAAGAATTTAAGAGATCATAACATTCAGTATAATATTGCAACTACACATCTTTTTACGTTTGACAGTGAATTGGATCATTGTACTTTATATACAAGAGATTTTGCGCCGGCAGTTGGAATAGACGAGGATCCCGTAACAGGAGCGGCAAACGGTGCGCTCGCAGGGTATTTATTACATGAAGGAATTATTGAACAAGGTCAATCTCATCAGTTTACGATCGCACAAGGTCATTCTGTTGGTAGACCAGGTTTTCTACATATTATAGCTGACAACAGAGAGAAAGACATTAGGATCAAGGTTGGGGGTAGTGCAGTGACGATTATTAAAGGTGATATCTTTATCTAA
- a CDS encoding protein kinase family protein, with the protein MQNLEKQIQSVIYNYFGSVPSEIYKQNNGYNNTTRLINVNGEQFILRVYQTHNDHKKVELEHEVLLKLNKKNWLTFQVPVPLLLPDGRSYLKLLDGSEKIACIYR; encoded by the coding sequence ATGCAAAATTTAGAAAAACAAATACAAAGTGTCATATATAACTACTTTGGAAGCGTACCTTCAGAGATTTATAAACAAAATAATGGTTATAACAACACTACAAGACTAATTAACGTGAATGGAGAACAGTTCATACTTAGGGTATACCAAACCCACAATGATCATAAAAAGGTTGAGCTAGAGCATGAGGTTTTGTTGAAATTAAATAAAAAAAATTGGTTAACATTTCAAGTACCTGTACCTTTACTGTTACCTGACGGGAGGTCGTACCTAAAATTATTGGATGGATCTGAGAAGATCGCGTGTATTTATCGTTAA
- a CDS encoding aspartate aminotransferase family protein yields the protein MEKVEHLNDYLANDEKYVWHSMKPYHPSSTMVVEKADGSWITDSNGKKYLDAMAGLWCVNIGYGRKELAVAAYEQLKEMAYYPLTQSHIPAIKLAEKLNEMLGGDYVIFFSNSGSEANETAFKIARQYHQQKGEYHRYKIISRYRGYHGNTMGTLAATGQAQRKLKYEQLAPGFIHVSPPDVYRDDDKDVKDPRHLVSVKEVDRVMTWEHSDSIAAMIMEPIITGGGVLVPNDYYLKGIKEVCDKHGALLIIDEVICGFGRTGKPFGFMNYGVKPDIITMAKGITSGYLPLSATAVRREIYEAFNGQEEYDFFRHINTFGGNPAACSLALKNIEIMEHENLFQRSEMLGANLLNELSKELVNHPFVGDIRGKGLLIGIELVAVRKTKEPLEIEKVNQVISYCKQKGVLIGKNGMTVAGYNNVLTLSPPLSIEVEEIEYLTKTLIDGINMIK from the coding sequence ATGGAAAAGGTTGAACATTTGAATGATTATCTTGCGAATGATGAAAAATATGTTTGGCATTCTATGAAACCGTACCATCCAAGTTCAACAATGGTAGTGGAGAAGGCAGATGGGTCATGGATTACAGACAGTAATGGAAAGAAATACCTTGATGCCATGGCGGGTTTGTGGTGTGTAAATATAGGGTATGGAAGAAAGGAATTAGCTGTTGCAGCATATGAACAGTTAAAAGAAATGGCTTATTATCCATTAACACAAAGTCATATTCCAGCTATTAAACTCGCTGAGAAATTAAATGAAATGCTCGGAGGAGATTATGTTATCTTCTTTTCAAATAGTGGGTCAGAGGCTAATGAAACCGCTTTTAAGATTGCAAGGCAATATCATCAGCAAAAAGGGGAATATCACCGTTATAAAATTATATCAAGATATCGTGGGTACCATGGAAATACAATGGGAACCTTGGCGGCTACTGGGCAGGCACAACGAAAATTGAAATATGAACAGCTTGCTCCAGGTTTTATCCATGTCTCACCACCAGATGTATACCGAGATGATGACAAAGATGTGAAAGATCCAAGGCATCTGGTTTCAGTTAAGGAAGTAGACCGTGTGATGACTTGGGAACATTCCGATTCTATTGCGGCAATGATTATGGAACCAATTATAACCGGTGGTGGTGTACTTGTTCCCAATGATTATTATTTAAAGGGGATTAAAGAAGTTTGTGATAAACATGGTGCCCTTTTAATAATTGATGAAGTTATTTGTGGCTTCGGCCGAACTGGAAAACCATTTGGATTTATGAATTATGGCGTAAAACCAGATATTATAACGATGGCTAAAGGAATTACCAGTGGATATTTACCGTTATCGGCAACTGCAGTACGAAGAGAGATTTATGAGGCTTTTAATGGTCAAGAGGAATATGACTTTTTTCGTCATATTAATACATTTGGGGGTAATCCTGCAGCATGTTCACTTGCATTAAAAAATATTGAAATCATGGAACATGAAAATTTGTTCCAACGTTCTGAAATGCTTGGAGCTAACCTTTTAAATGAATTGTCCAAGGAATTAGTTAACCATCCATTTGTGGGTGACATTAGAGGTAAGGGTCTTCTAATAGGGATTGAATTAGTAGCAGTCAGAAAAACGAAAGAACCCTTAGAAATCGAAAAAGTAAATCAAGTGATATCATATTGCAAACAAAAAGGGGTGTTAATTGGAAAAAATGGTATGACCGTAGCAGGGTATAATAATGTTTTAACATTATCACCACCACTTAGTATTGAAGTCGAGGAAATAGAATATTTAACGAAAACACTAATAGATGGAATAAACATGATTAAATGA
- a CDS encoding phosphotransferase, giving the protein MYNNVKEYLFTHYNLIIDKIWETEQGANNKVLKVNTATNENFVMKLIEEHLREKLSYEHKVLNFLSEQNLSFNVPAPIKTKYNKTFFFISEERTIITLYPFCVGHPLTRNEMDFQEFGICIGELLSALENVKNLDDSPYLPTFEIFTDPALVNGENWKELLERTDTVSSNEIAILSDDLNRILTEVKLLKNDLPIQIIHGDMMASNLLWSDGQISSILDF; this is encoded by the coding sequence ATGTATAATAACGTAAAAGAATACCTTTTTACTCATTATAACCTTATAATAGATAAAATTTGGGAGACGGAGCAAGGAGCCAATAATAAGGTTTTAAAAGTCAATACAGCAACAAATGAAAACTTTGTTATGAAGTTAATAGAAGAACATTTAAGAGAAAAATTAAGTTATGAGCATAAAGTACTTAATTTTTTGTCGGAGCAGAATTTATCTTTTAATGTCCCAGCACCTATAAAAACTAAATATAATAAGACTTTTTTTTTTATTTCTGAAGAAAGAACAATTATAACCCTTTATCCTTTTTGTGTAGGTCATCCATTAACTAGAAATGAAATGGATTTTCAGGAGTTTGGTATCTGTATAGGAGAACTGTTATCAGCGTTGGAAAATGTAAAAAATCTTGATGATTCACCTTATTTACCTACCTTCGAGATATTTACAGACCCAGCATTAGTAAATGGTGAAAACTGGAAGGAGCTACTAGAAAGAACTGATACAGTAAGTTCAAACGAAATAGCTATACTTTCTGATGATTTAAACAGGATTTTGACAGAAGTTAAACTGTTAAAGAATGATTTACCAATACAAATCATTCATGGTGATATGATGGCTAGTAATTTGTTATGGAGTGATGGACAAATAAGTTCAATTCTAGATTTCTAA
- a CDS encoding CoA-acylating methylmalonate-semialdehyde dehydrogenase, with amino-acid sequence MTVIKHNTKIIKNLIDGKWTESNSSKQKEIYNPATEQLIARVTLSSKEDVNIAVNVAKKAFKEWKTTPVPKRARVFYKYHYLLTEHHEDLAKLIVQENGKSYKEAYGEVQRGIECVEFAAGAPTHMMGETLSNIAENIDSEMFRYPLGVVGGITPYNFPMMVPLWMFPLAIACGNTFVLKPSERTPILANKLGELFSQAGAPDGVLNIVHGAHDVVNGLLEHKDVSAISFVGSQPVAKFVYERAAAEGKRVQALSGAKNHHVVMQDADIEKAVEHIVSSSFGSAGQRCMACSAVIIVGENDEFVDLLCKKSSELVIGNGMDDEVLLTPVISKEHKAKVLSYIEIGINEGAKLIKDGRYDTSKTEGYFLGPTIFDDVSPSMKIAQDEIFAPVLSLLRASTIDQALDFISQSRYGNGATIYTKDAKAIRQFREEADAGMLGINVGVPATMAFFPFSGWKDSFYGDLHVNGKDGINFYTKKKMITSRFDF; translated from the coding sequence TTGACTGTCATAAAACATAATACAAAAATAATAAAAAATTTAATTGATGGAAAATGGACAGAATCTAATAGTTCAAAGCAAAAAGAAATATATAACCCAGCTACAGAACAGTTAATTGCTAGAGTCACATTATCTTCAAAAGAAGATGTGAATATTGCGGTAAATGTAGCGAAAAAGGCTTTTAAAGAATGGAAAACAACTCCTGTTCCAAAAAGGGCTCGAGTATTTTACAAATATCATTATCTATTAACAGAACACCACGAAGATCTAGCAAAACTCATTGTTCAGGAAAATGGAAAATCATATAAAGAAGCATATGGTGAGGTACAAAGAGGTATAGAATGTGTTGAGTTTGCAGCTGGTGCACCTACACATATGATGGGGGAAACTCTTTCGAATATAGCTGAAAATATTGATTCTGAAATGTTTCGTTATCCTCTTGGTGTTGTAGGTGGTATTACCCCTTATAATTTTCCGATGATGGTTCCATTATGGATGTTTCCGCTTGCCATTGCTTGTGGTAACACATTTGTTCTTAAACCATCTGAACGAACCCCTATCCTTGCTAATAAGCTTGGAGAGTTATTTTCACAAGCAGGTGCTCCAGATGGAGTACTAAACATTGTTCATGGTGCTCATGATGTTGTTAATGGTTTACTAGAACATAAGGATGTTTCAGCAATATCTTTTGTTGGCTCCCAACCAGTAGCTAAATTTGTTTATGAACGTGCGGCAGCGGAAGGGAAAAGAGTTCAAGCATTATCTGGTGCCAAAAATCATCATGTTGTAATGCAAGATGCCGATATAGAGAAAGCAGTAGAGCATATCGTAAGTTCTTCGTTTGGTAGTGCTGGACAAAGATGTATGGCTTGTAGTGCTGTAATCATAGTAGGAGAGAATGATGAATTTGTTGATCTATTATGCAAAAAGTCTTCTGAATTAGTGATTGGAAATGGTATGGATGACGAAGTATTGCTTACACCTGTTATTTCAAAGGAACATAAAGCAAAGGTCTTGTCCTATATCGAGATTGGAATTAATGAAGGAGCAAAATTAATAAAAGATGGTCGGTATGATACAAGCAAAACGGAAGGTTATTTCCTCGGTCCAACCATCTTTGATGATGTATCTCCATCAATGAAGATTGCACAAGATGAAATCTTCGCACCAGTTCTTAGTCTTTTAAGAGCTAGTACGATTGATCAAGCTTTAGATTTTATCAGTCAATCAAGATATGGAAATGGAGCTACCATCTATACAAAGGATGCAAAAGCAATTCGACAATTTAGAGAAGAAGCAGATGCTGGCATGTTAGGTATCAATGTAGGTGTTCCAGCCACTATGGCCTTTTTTCCTTTTTCCGGTTGGAAGGATTCCTTTTACGGGGATTTACATGTGAACGGAAAGGATGGGATTAATTTTTATACAAAGAAAAAAATGATTACCTCCCGTTTTGATTTTTAG
- a CDS encoding YfiT family bacillithiol transferase, translating to MDLQYPIGIFEIDREISNSVVKTWIQSIENMPKKLKETVTNLTDEQLNTPYRPDGWTIRQVVHHLADSHMNAYIRFKLALTEENPIIKTYKEDKWAELPDSTLPIHLSISLLESLHKRWINILTTLTEEDLKRTFTHPELGLMPLGRNIGLYAWHGNHHIAHITELKKRMIWN from the coding sequence ATGGACTTACAATATCCAATTGGAATTTTTGAGATTGATAGAGAAATATCAAATAGCGTTGTAAAAACTTGGATTCAGAGTATTGAAAATATGCCTAAAAAGCTGAAAGAAACTGTAACAAACTTGACCGACGAGCAACTTAATACACCGTATCGTCCTGATGGATGGACCATTCGTCAAGTAGTTCATCATCTTGCAGACAGCCATATGAATGCTTATATCCGGTTTAAGTTAGCTTTAACTGAGGAAAATCCAATAATCAAGACATACAAAGAAGACAAGTGGGCAGAACTCCCTGATTCAACATTACCCATCCACCTTTCAATTTCTTTATTAGAATCACTACATAAAAGATGGATTAATATTCTAACTACACTAACAGAAGAAGATTTAAAAAGGACGTTCACACATCCTGAATTAGGTTTAATGCCTCTTGGTCGAAACATCGGGTTGTATGCTTGGCATGGAAATCATCATATTGCACATATAACAGAGCTGAAGAAGCGAATGATTTGGAATTAA